CATCTATAAAACAAACTGCTGTTTGTTGGTAACGGAGAGCTGCAGACCCACAGCTCCTGGAGGCGGTTCCAAAGTTGGCCCTAGCCAGAAAAAGGCCACCTGCAGATGAACAGGAGCACCTCCCTGCACCCCCAGCAGCATGCTCCTGTGTAAACAACTTCTGTATTATTATGGAACTCCTCAGGTCACTGCCTTCATTATTGAAGTGTGCCTCTGACATCCACCCAACATATTCTGCATATTTCAGGGTCCAAGGTTATTTACATCTGCAGTCATTGGGGCAGTTTCAATTGATGTCGGATGGCAAGCTGGTAACGGTCTCAGCTTGTATTTGGAAGTGTTCTGGTCCGGAATCCCAGTGGCCGCCACTGGGTGGCGCTCACGTACTTTTGTCATAAGCTCCAGCCCAGGCTCCGCTCTGAGAGCCATCCTCCTTCTCCAAGGGCCACACAGTGCTATCCTGCAGAGAACTTGTGGTGCCCTCAATCCAGCTTCTAACGTGTCATTAATTAAAGTGATCATCTCTTTTGTCCCCAGGTGTGCGATATGGTTTTAAATTAACGAATTGCATGGGCTCAAGCAATTCTATAGTTTCCATTAGCAGGTGCAGTTATTAGTCTGGTTTTCAATACTAGGTGGAAAAAGTGGCTCCTCGTCAGACACAATATCCATCAATTCACACGTCCAGGTAGAGGAAATGCCACCGCTTCACATAAAGTGCATTCAAACATTCCAATTTTCCTCTAAACTGTCGCCTTAACCCCATCAACCTGTCAACCATGGCATCCTCATATCCTTCCAATGTAACCGTAGGCCCATCAGGACCTCACCACCAGGTTTGGGAATCAGGGTGGCATTGGGGTCCCACGTCAAGGTGTCTCCAGTACCTGATTATCCTACCCACACATATGCAGGTGGCTCGGTGCTGTACCTGGAGATTGGGTCAAAAGACCCTGACTCTTTCAATAATCCTGATCACAATTGATTTGCTGGACCATCACCCCCAGTGATTCAAGCTTAGATTTCTCATCATCATCTGCCTTCTGGCGTTTCCAATTCCTTCAAACTAAGGTAAATggagcagattttttaaaaaagattttcactGTTGGGGGACTGGCAGCAACCTCCGCCAGTGCTGCATTAAGACATTTGTTTCAGCTTTATTCATCCCATTTCTTAATAACTGTTTAAATACATCTATGCTGCTGGGGAAAGTCCCTCGACTCTCCTTTGTTATCCCCCATCCTCTTGTGGGTTACTCTAATTGTGTTAGCACCTGTGAAACCCAAGAGGGGAAGCTGAGGACATAATGGAACAACTCCATCACATCATACGCTGCAGTttcaataatttcttaattttgtccCCCTGCCACCTGGACTGCCCTCTTGGTGGCCAGAATTCCTTAGAAGTGCTTGTTACTTGGTGTTCCAACATAATTTTCCCCCTTTGGTAGCATTCTAGAAGCTAGCAGCTGTGGCTCAGATCAGTGGAAATACAAGCTTGGCACAGGGTGAGGTTCCCCACTGAACACTCTCTTTCACTTTATCTccacccttcttcttcttcttcttcttcttcttcttcttcttctttttagaaAAGTCTGTGTCTTTATTGGCCAAACAGGCTACTTGAGAAGGATGTAGCTTGAGGAGTGAGTGGCCTCCATGCCAGGCCTGCCATGCTTCATGGGCTTGTAGGTGATGGAGAACTCACCCAGGTAGTGGCCAATCATCTTGGGCTTGATTTCAACCTGGTTGAAGATCTTGCCATTGTAGACACCCCCCATCTCAGGCAGGATGACCATGTCCCACAAGTGTGTCCTTAACCACCTTGGGCTTCTCATGAAGGGAGCCTCCTTCTTGGCCTTGGACAGCAGCAGTGAGTGATGCTTCCCCCATAGACTCCAGTTCAGCCTCTGCCACTGTAGGGTGCTATACAGCTGCATCAATGGCTCAGGGACACACCTAGCAGCTGGCCAAGGTCATGTCATGGTAGGTGAACTTACACAAAGCACGCTGCTCCTTCTGCTCCCCTTCCGCCATCTTGTCAGAGCTTGGGGAAGGACAGCCCCCTCTCTTTGCAGACAACAACCGCCAAAGAATTGTATATTTAGTTTGTTTCTCACTGTTTTGCATTTCCTTATGTATCTAGTGAGGCAAATTCTCAGGAGTTGGGTCTGTCAATACTAAATTCCATCGATAATTTTTATGGCTAGTAAATGATCACAGCACCGCTATTGTTTCATATCACGGGTGACTCAGTAGCCACTCAAATACCTAAGATTAATCAACCGCACCCAGTCACCTTTCCTTTTCCCAAAGAGCACTTTCACCATGGTTCAGTAAGTCAGGATCAGTACAGCCAATCCCATTTAGGACACCAACTGTGTCAGGGATCCCCAAGGTCGCCCTCAGGTTTGATGATTTGCTAAAAGGACTTATGGGACACAGAAAAACTGTTAAATCGCAGTTACGAATTATGACAGCTAGtgaatacagattaaaatcagcaaaggaaaaaatcacatAGGTGGAGTCCAGGAAAACCAGATGCAGGTTTCCAGTTGTTCTCTCTCAGAGGAGTTCCACAGACAGCGTTTAATTCTCCCAGTGACGATAGGTGACAACATGCGCCAGTCAGGGAAGCCCACCTGAGCCTTAGTGCCCGAGAAGTTTGTTGGAGGTCTATCATGTAGGCGTGGAGCACCTTAGCCACTCTATCTTCAGCCTCCCCAGAGATCAGATTGACACAGCATGGCCCAGagcccaagcaaacaaaaacaggcagtcATCACAGATCACACAGTGAGCATACACCAGACCCCAGGTAAAGGCATCCTTATCAGACAGGATGTTCCTAAGGCTTAGAGTTTTTCTGCCAAGAGCCAGTCAAGGGCCGTTGCTTTCTCTGGAGTGTGCCAGGTTTGAACACCCCAAGCCCACAGAGTTAACTCTTCACTACACAGTCTTGCACATTTTTGTTAGGTTTCCTATTAGGTATTATCTTTTTAGTCATGCTTGTAAattgaatgttttctttattacGTCTGTTATTTATTATGAAAGCTCTCGGTGCCTCTATGTTCATGTTGTGCCACATTACTTTCCTGAACTCCTCTGCTGACTATTAAATTTGGTTCTCATGGATTTTCCAGATCCACATTCCTCTCACTTACAAATAATCCCGGTTCCGGTTTTCTGATTGCTGCTGTGATGTCTAAAGTAAACAATCCAGCAGGTATAGTTCCTGATTTTTATCAGAATATTATCTTGTAATCATTGTTATCGGATCAGTTTTGAGGAGACCAGGTAGTGGCCGCATCCATTGGAAACACAGGCTTTGAGATCAACACAGTTCGTGAGAATTCATTACCTTTAGCTCATGTTTGAACAGCCCTTTGGTTGCTTTTGAGGTCAGCCGGAGTCTGTATACTTAATGTTAAAGTGGATGAAAATAGACCTTTAGGAAGGTTAGCGTGAAAGTAATAAGATCTAAACTCATGGAAGAATATTCTAAATTCGCGGACATTTGAACATTCCGTCCACACCCTGTCCCCTTGCCCCTTTccagggagccaaaccataaccTTAGCTGACTTCTACTTCTCTGGGCCTTTACGTCTGAATCAAACTCCTGTACGCTGTATCCTATATTCACTGCCAGAGTTTCATTCTAAAACACATCTGACCGTACTTCAAGGTCTTCTATTTCCTGTGTGAAGTTTAAATCTTCTCACGGCGCAGAATCTTTACAAACTGACACTCATCTTGTTGCAGCTCTATCTACTTAGTGCCCCTTCTCACCACACAGGCCTTCTCACTGTTCCCCAAACGTTTCATGCATGTTGCTACGGACTGACTTGTGCCCCTATATTCACATTTTGGTGCCCTAACCCCCACTGCGATGGTATTTGGAGACGAGGCCATTTGTgggataattaggtttagatgaggtcatgagtgTGACCCTCGTGATGGGATCGGTGCCTTTGGAAGAAGAGACATcagagctctctctgtctctctctcttcctgcccatgtGACGACGCAGTGAAAAGATGGTCATCTACAAGTCCGGAAGAGAGTTCTCACAAGATACCAACAATGCTGGTACCTTGACCCAGGAACCTCCAACCTTTGGAACTCTGAGGAAATACAgttctcttgtttaagccacctagtctgtgggattttgttatggcagcccggCGGCCTTGGGTCAGTTCCCCTGCTGTGTTGGGGGAGGTTTGCCATGCAACACCAGccgggtgtcctacaattcaactcagtGCTGACACCGTCTATGCAGAGATAGcatcagaccccacaggttagGGGCTTGGTAGCACAAAACGGCCCCCCCTTCCGATGTCAGTCACACATGCAGGTTGTCACCCGGGCTTCAGACTACTGGCTGttaatcagaggttcccatgctCCCCTCCTTGGGGTTGATTACTTTGCTAGAGCAGGGTCACAGAACTCGAGAAACCATTGACTCACTAGATTGccagtttattacaaaggatCTTAAAAGATAtcaatcaacagccagatgaagagataggAGTGGGGTGAGGTCCCAAGCAAAGGAGCCGCCATCCATGTGGAGAGTGTGGGGCCGGCCACAGGGGCACATGGACGCATTCtggttcaccaacctggaagttctCAAATCCCTTCCTTTGGGGATTTTTACGGAGACTTCACCACCTAGGCCCAATTGATAAA
The Prionailurus viverrinus isolate Anna chromosome D4, UM_Priviv_1.0, whole genome shotgun sequence genome window above contains:
- the LOC125150794 gene encoding LOW QUALITY PROTEIN: 40S ribosomal protein S15-like (The sequence of the model RefSeq protein was modified relative to this genomic sequence to represent the inferred CDS: inserted 2 bases in 2 codons), giving the protein MAEGEQKEQRALCKFTYHDXDLGQLLGVSXEPLMQLYSTLQWQRLNWSLWGKHHSLLLSKAKKEAPFMRSPRWLRTHLWDMVILPEMGGVYNGKIFNQVEIKPKMIGHYLGEFSITYKPMKHGRPGMEATHSSSYILLK